One segment of Clavelina lepadiformis chromosome 2, kaClaLepa1.1, whole genome shotgun sequence DNA contains the following:
- the LOC143445592 gene encoding serine/threonine-protein phosphatase 5-like — MEGMESAGTCVDPKQKIDNACPESEEDIKQKAEQFKEEANKHFKEKNYEDAVCLYTQAIGVYPKSAVYYANRSFAHLRLENYGYALEDATRAIENDRKYIKAYYRRASAYMSLGKFKPALRDFEAVVKVKPKDKDAKLKYTECSKIVKQKAFERAIACNEYDKKPIADSINLDTISVESTYDGPKIPDAGITADFMKELIETFKNQKKLHKRYAYQILLEVKKIFFNLPSLVDVTLQKEEKLTVCGDIHGQYYDLCNIFDLNQLPSKENPYLFNGDFVDRGSWSVEVILVLFGFKVLYPEHFHLVRGNHETDNMNQMYGFEGEVKQKYGGNMMEFFSEVFNWLPLAYCVNGKVLIMHGGLCEEDGITLNDLRSIDRNRQPPESGTMCDLLWSDPQMQQGRGRSKRGVSCQFGPDITSKFLQDNGLDYVIRSHEVKHEGYEEQHNGKLITIFSAPNYCDQMGNKGAFITLEAPHLKPKFTQFQAVKHPEIQPMAYANSVMRMPGMF; from the exons ATGGAAGGTATGGAAAGTGCTGGAACTTGTGTTgatccaaaacaaaaaatagacAATGCATGTCCGGAAAGTGAGGAggatattaaacaaaaagcagAACAGTTTAAAGAAGAagcaaataaacatttcaaag AGAAAAATTATGAAGATGCAGTGTGCCTTTACACACAGGCAATAGGAGTCTACCCAAAATCCGCTGTTTACTATGCAAACAGAAGTTTTGCCCATCTGCGCTTGGAAAACTATGGATATGCTTTGGAGGATGCTACCAGAGCCATTGAAAATGACAGGAAGTATATTAAG GCTTATTATAGAAGAGCTTCTGCCTATATGTCACTAGGAAAATTTAAGCCAGCATTGCGTGATTTTGAAGCA GTTGTCAAAGTAAAGCCGAAAGACAAGGACGCCAAGCTGAAATATACGGAGTGcagtaaaattgtaaaacaaaagGCATTTGAAAGGGCAATTGCATGCAATGAATATGATAAAAAGCCTATTGCTGATTCCATTAATTTGGATACCATAA gTGTAGAATCCACATATGATGGTCCAAAAATTCCAGATGCAGGAATCACAGCTGATTTTATGAAAGAACTTATTGAAACATtcaaaaatcaaaagaaaCTTCACAAAAg ATATGCCTACCAAATTTTGTTGGAagtaaagaaaattttctttaacttACCATCATTAGTTGATGTCACTCTACAAAAG gAAGAAAAATTGACTGTATGTGGAGATATCCACGGACAATATTATGATTTGTGTAACATCTTTGACCTCAATCAACTTCCTTCAAAAGAAAATCCATAT CTGTTTAATGGTGATTTTGTTGATCGTGGTTCTTGGTCTGTCGAAGTCATCCTTGTTCTGTTTGGTTTCAAAGTATTGTATCCTGAACATTTCCATTTAGTTAGAG GCAATCATGAAACAGACAACATGAACCAGATGTATGGCTTTGAGGGCGAGGTTAAGCAAAAATATGGAGGAAATATGATGGAGTTTTTCAGTGAGGTTTTCAACTGGCTTCCACTTGCATATTGCGTAAATGGCAAAGTGTTG ATAATGCATGGTGGTTTATGTGAGGAGGATGGAATAACACTGAATGACCTTCGTAGCATCGATCGGAATCGCCAACCACCTGAAAGTGGAACCATGTGCGACCTTTTGTGGTCTGATCCTCAAATGCAG CAAGGTCGAGGAAGAAGTAAGCGTGGTGTCAGTTGTCAATTCGGACCTGATATTACCAGCAAGTTTCTGCAGGACAATGGCTTAGACTATGTCATTCGAAGTCATGAAGTGAAA CATGAAGGGTATGAAGAACAGCATAACGGAAAGCTGATCACCATATTTTCTGCTCCTAACTACTGCGACCAGATGGGAAACAAGGGGGCGTTTATAACACTTGAGGCCCCACATTTGAAACCTAAGTTTACCCAATTTCAAGCTGTA AAACATCCAGAAATTCAGCCTATGGCCTATGCTAATTCTGTTATGAGGATGCCCGGCATGTTTTGA
- the LOC143445594 gene encoding iron-sulfur cluster assembly 2 homolog, mitochondrial-like has translation MSRCCAAILNIQRCTRTVSKHAVTTRGTTWLKRSEFATNSPHPQRLSTIAQPTLDKEGLHITDACVSQIKKVASPEEFLRVLVEGGGCSGFTYKFELDTEIQEDDRTFEKDEIKVVCDEDSLALIKGSLIDYEEELIKCAFRIKNNPQSSNSCSCGVSFSVDL, from the exons ATGTCGAGATGTTGTGCAGCAATTTTAAATATTCAGAGATG CACAAGAACAGTATCTAAACATGCTGTGACGACTCGTGGAACAACTTGGCTGAAAAGATCTGAATTTGCCACAAATTCTCCACATCCTCAAAGGCTGTCCACTATTGCACAACCAACTTTGGACAAAGAAGGACTTCATATTACCGATGCCTGTGTATCA cAAATAAAGAAAGTCGCGTCACCGGAGGAGTTTCTTCGTGTCTTGGTGGAAGGTGGGGGGTGTTCAGGATTCACTTACAAATTCGAATTAGACACGGAAATTCAGGAGGATGACAG GACCTTTGAAAAAGATGAGATAAAAGTCGTTTGTGATGAAGATTCCCTGGCTCTCATAAAAGGATCGTTGATTGATTATGAAGAAGAGCTTATCAAATGCGCGTTTAGGATAAAAAACAATCCACAATCAAGCAATAGCTGTTCATGTGGAGTTTCATTTTCTGTTGACTTATGA
- the LOC143445593 gene encoding RCC1-like G exchanging factor-like protein codes for MTNIVRKLKKWNVLLLCNKHSQLNHHKCTVYTPSYKRTVDDVEEKQPVHKFIGKHRKRVSRIHVCGLTVTGALGVLKLPLPENKLRIPPKFQQNYPYHLIIDDISHIACGYGFSILASKLKDQIKVWGCGINTNSQIGFHKSRKTKIKKGETHTKSYQYLMEPTPIPLPFKDAGKTRVIDVACGRAHSLILTDKEGIFAMGNNAFGQCGRQIIEGEVYESSAKVHRIPHERFPSPVVKVVCGMDHSLFLTQTGELFSCGWSADGQTGLGIAEPVPEPTQLRGDLDGVKITQVSSFADTSLALSDTNDIFGWGSSEYGQLACVTESTQAMLPTKLPFDRQKKIIQVAAGGTACLLLNESGDVWVWGYGILGKGPNLENAVWPRRIPRTLFGFSQFKPDMHVKQIKCGLGSFAAITNTGELYTWGKNKSGCLGIGSARDQYFPWKVLTGFEVVDVSCGVDHMVVKSKSLL; via the coding sequence ATGACTAATATAGTCAGAAAACTTAAGAAGTGGAATGTATTACttctttgcaataaacattctCAACTAAATCATCACAAATGCACTGTTTACACACCTTCCTATAAAAGAACAGTTGATGATGTAGAAGAAAAGCAGCCAGTTCATAAATTTATTGGAAAACATCGCAAAAGAGTATCTAGAATACATGTGTGTGGGCTCACAGTAACAGGAGCTCTAGGTGTTCTGAAGTTGCCATTGCCAGAAAACAAATTACGCATACCACCCAAGTTTCAGCAAAATTATCCATATCATTTGATTATTGATGACATTTCTCACATAGCTTGTGGCTATGGTTTCAGCATCCTTGCAAGCAAACTGAAAGACCAAATTAAAGTATGGGGTTGTGGTATAAACACCAATTCCCAGATTGGATTTCATAAGTCTCGAAAAACGAAGATAAAGAAAGGAGAAACTCACACCAAGTCCTATCAATATCTAATGGAACCCACCCCTATCCCTCTACCATTTAAAGACGCGGGAAAAACAAGGGTGATTGATGTAGCCTGTGGACGGGCTCACTCCCTCATATTAACTGATAAAGAAGGAATATTTGCGATGGGTAACAACGCTTTTGGTCAGTGCGGCCGACAGATCATTGAAGGTGAAGTTTATGAGAGCAGTGCCAAGGTCCATCGCATACCTCATGAACGTTTTCCAAGTCCTGTTGTGAAAGTTGTATGTGGGATGGATCATTCCCTTTTCTTAACTCAAACTGGTGAATTGTTTTCTTGTGGCTGGTCAGCTGATGGTCAGACTGGTTTAGGAATTGCTGAGCCTGTACCTGAGCCTACCCAGTTACGCGGAGATTTGGATGGAGTTAAAATAACTCAAGTCAGTTCCTTTGCTGATACATCTTTAGCACTTTCTGACACGAATGATATATTTGGATGGGGTAGTTCTGAATACGGTCAGTTGGCCTGTGTTACTGAATCTACGCAAGCAATGCTTCCAACAAAGCTGCCTTTTGATAGACAAAAGAAAATCATACAGGTTGCAGCTGGAGGAACAGCTTGTCTGTTATTAAATGAAAGCGGTGATGTCTGGGTGTGGGGCTATGGGATACTTGGAAAAGGACCAAACCTTGAAAATGCAGTCTGGCCAAGACGAATACCCAGAACATTATTTGGTTTTTCCCAATTTAAACCTGACATGcatgtaaaacaaattaaatgtGGTTTGGGAAGTTTTGCTGCAATAACAAACACTGGTGAACTGTACACATGGGGTAAAAACAAAAGTGGGTGCTTAGGTATCGGTAGCGCAAGGGATCAGTATTTTCCTTGGAAAGTGTTAACAGGATTTGAAGTGGTTGATGTTTCGTGTGGTGTTGACCATATGGTTGTgaaatcaaaaagtttattgtga